A part of Crassostrea angulata isolate pt1a10 chromosome 5, ASM2561291v2, whole genome shotgun sequence genomic DNA contains:
- the LOC128186402 gene encoding uncharacterized protein LOC128186402, with translation MKGPFCVIVIGMFFVTTNGQCPVDVGNRPLLSSCEGMMKHGPTVFVDFFKISRPCSCTVTPSFDGYLLVISRKAQAEYACNTEVLVQNTSIIGCPTDVISFLLLNVTINQTVKVRARYVSSSTSGTFQHCIEFQQNGGIPGNLKVICGSQSETTVTTTIVSSTPIFTSPIESTSVAVNNKKTDVTRSSNTDIIAGSAAGGAIILVGLVLLILILMKRSRSAKHKERSSEGDKVHKNEIFDSSPELPDNPLYFSSQSLDELGYSSDQEKQLGLPPTDSKTKEKINSNSDVPANNKPLDQGASSMPVYAVSKKSKNRASEVRSGDVYAEVCKPNRGTAQFPV, from the exons ATGAAAGGTCCATTTTGTGTGATTGTGATCGGTATGTTTTTTGTGacaacaaatg GACAATGCCCAGTTGATG TTGGAAACAGGCCACTACTATCAAGCTGTGAAGGAATGATGAAACACGGACCAACTGTCTTTGtggatttctttaaaatcagtCGTCCTTGTTCTTGCACTGTGACCCCGTCGTTTGATGGTTATCTGCTTGTGATTTCCAGAAAAGCACAAGCAGAATATGCATGTAACACAGAAGTACTTGTTCAAAATACGTCGATAATTGGTTGTCCAACGGATGTTATTTCATTTCTGTTATTAAATGTCACAATCAATCAAACAGTGAAAGTACGAGCAAGATACGTATCTTCATCTACATCAGGAACGTTCCAACATTGTATTGAATTTCAACAAAATG GTGGAATCCCTGGGAATTTAAAAGTCATATGTGGATCTCAATCAGAAACAACAGTAACAACAACAATTGTATCATCAACACCCATTTTTACATCACCAATAGAATCTACATCAGTAGCAGTCAACAACAAAAAGACTGATGTCACCAGGTCTTCAAACACGG ATATAATCGCCGGCTCTGCTGCTGGAGGCGCAATAATACTTGTTGGGCTTGTTCttcttattttaatattaatgaagAG atCAAGGAGTGCAAAACACAAAGAAAGATCTTCGGAAGGAGACAAAGtgcataaaaatgaaatcttcgaTAGCAGCCCTGAATTGCCCGACAACCCATTATATTTTTCTTCACAATCTTTGGACGAATTAGGGTACAGTTCGGATCAGGAAAAGCAACTTGGCTTACCACCGACGGATTCAAAAACGAAGGAAAAAATTAACTCGAACTCTGACGTTCCTGCTAACAATAAACCCCTAGATCAAGGTGCGTCTTCTATGCCGGTCTATGCCGTTTCTAAAAAGAGTAAGAACCGTGCATCTGAGGTTAGATCAGGCGATGTTTATGCGGAGGTATGTAAACCAAACAGAGGCACGGCGCAGTTTCCGGTATGA